One Melospiza georgiana isolate bMelGeo1 chromosome 12, bMelGeo1.pri, whole genome shotgun sequence genomic window carries:
- the IL13RA2 gene encoding interleukin-13 receptor subunit alpha-2 — translation MAPWRLPLLVALLWGWLLASSSSSPSTVAPPQDLQITDPGLLGSLDVEWKPPPHAQTLQECTVKYKLEYHSTGDRDWKVIFTRKLKLRVGFDLSRTAEVRLQTLLKGRCTGDVEVQSDWIYATFQIPPQGKLESEVQNFKCIYHDWEYLKCTWQPGLLTPRGAHYGLYYWYEGLEQTTQCAQYIQEQGLNLGCVLHNLSQAEYRDLHICVNGSAAAAQLRPLYSTLRLHNLAQPSAPEQLQLSLSAAQELRAAWSPPGGRVPPHCLEYEVQVAEDAAAWAFVSTQMETAVTISRANQSHVSCVRVRGRTNIFCADQGFWSEWTQDCFSVPRKEDKQLFILIPVILSLSISLIIFMLIGQCKKRSPAGKPLHTSVGF, via the exons ATGGCTCCCTGGAGGCTGCCCCTGCTCgtggctctgctgtggggctggctgctggcctcctcctcctcctcacccagcACAG TTGCTCCCCCACAAGACCTGCAGATCACTGACCCCGGGCTCCTGGGCTCCCTGGATGTGGAGTGGAAGCCTCCTCCCCACGCCCAGACCTTGCAGGAGTGCACAGTAAAATACAAGCTTGAATATCACAGCACTGGGGATAGAGACTGGAAG GTTATTTTTACTAGGAAGCTAAAACTCAGAGTTGGATTTGACCTCAGCAGGACTGCTGAAGTGAGGCTGCAGACACTGCTCAAAGGAAGGTGCACAGGTGACgtggaggtgcagagtgactGGATTTATGCAACCTTTCAGATCCCACCACAAG GAAAACTTGAATCAGAGGTCCAGAATTTCAAGTGCATCTATCATGACTGGGAATACCTGAAGTGCACCTGGCAGCCCGGTCTCCTCACACCTCGTGGTGCACATTATGGGCTCTATTATTG GTacgaggggctggagcagacaACACAGTGTGCTCAGTACAtccaggagcaggggctgaaCCTGGGCTGTGTGCTGCACAACCTGAGCCAGGCAGAGTACCGGGATCTGCACATCTGCGTCAATGGCTCGGCAGCAGCCGCCCAGCTCCGGCCGCTGTACAGCACCCTGCGCCTGCACAACCTCG cccagccctcggccccggagcagctgcagctctcgcTGTCcgcagcccaggagctgagggCCGCCTGGAGCCCGCCGGGCGGGCGGGTGCCGCCGCACTGCCTGGAGTACGAGGTGCAGGTGGCCGAAGACGCGGCGGCCTGGGCG tTTGTTTCGACCCAAATGGAAACTGCTGTAACAATTTCCAGAGCAAACCAAAGCCATGTTTCATGTGTTCGTGTCAGGGGGAGAACAAACATTTTCTGTGCAGACCAAGGCTTCTGGAGTGAATGGACGCAGGACTGTTTCTCTG TGCCCAGAAAAGAGGACAAGCAGCTATTTATTCTCATTCCAGTAATCCTGAGTTTGTCAATTAGCCTCATAATATTTATGTTGATTGGCCAGTGCAAGAAAAG ATCCCCAGCAGGAAAGCCATTGCACACATCTGTGGGATTCTAa